The nucleotide sequence AGGCCAAAAGAAGCGTCTCAGTATAGCCCTGGAACTCGTCAACCATCCGACGGTCCTCTTCCTCGACGAGCCTACGACGTAAGTGCttgttttgtatttttcttttctttttttttcgtcgcacGCGACGATGAGTTATCGATTTCTGATCTACGCGATGATGCATTGCCTGATGAGTTTGCTAATCTCGATGCTGCGTATGAACATAACGATGAGGGTATTATACTGCATCCGGATAATCGAGCATCGTAATGCTGATGATCGCAGACTTTTCCGCTGCTTCTGTCTAGCCGGAAGAATAATCGACTATCcatactgtttttttttatcacgcAACGTGTTCGCGATGAATTTTTGATTCGACGGCGATGGCGAAAAActgcaattatattatatcttATATTAGAACTTTAtcgcaaataattattatacttACACCGTAATCTGGAAGTTTGTTGAACTGTCAACTCTATAGATGCTTTATATTATAGCGAACGAGGAAAACATGCGTTTATTGTAAACAGGGAAAGCAAGTATCGTGCGATTGCTAAAATAATTACTCAATGCCAAATTAAACATGAAACCCAACTAAAAGACTGTGAAAACATTTACAGCGGACTCGACAGCTCATCGTGTATGCAGGTCTGCAACCTGTTGAAGCTTCTGGCGCATCAGGGAAGGACGATAATCTGTACCATCCATCAGCCCAGTGCCACGATCTTCCAGCTTTTCGACCAGGCAAGTATATCAATAACACTATACTACATTCTCTCTTGGACGTACGTGAGTGCGTCGTATATAGTCGAAGCTCTCGTGCCGAGCATTTCGAAAACAACGATAAATGCACGCGTGCGCGGTGGCGTTGTTGATAAGATGGcacaatttaattaaatcaCATACAATATCGCGTCCATGTGACTCGCGCAAGTACGTGCCGTATTGGTGTTCGGAAATCGGTATGCGATGAGAAACGTGAGAGAAAAATCTTGCACATTCAACTAGTCGATAAGAGGCTGAGAAAAATTTGCGTTTTGGCTGACCTATCTGATCTTTTTGTTGGCGCAGGTGTACGTGCTGGCGAAAGGCGAATGCCTTTATCAAGGAGCGACGCGCAATCTCGTGCCATATTTGGAGAACGTCAAGCTTCCGTGTCCCATGTACCACAACCCGGCTGATTACAGTGAGTGCAATTtgcatataatattatttattctttcaTATACATACTCATTTTAATACTGATTCCGACGTGACTTTCTCAGTTATCGAACTTGCTTGCGGCGAGTACGGCGATGACAAAATCGAGACCCTCATCCAGGGATCGGAAAACGGCCGAAGCCTCAAGTGGTTCGACCTTCCCAGTGCGCTTTTGGACGGGAAATCGCTTAGAGGTACGTCTTCGCTCcctttttcaaataaaaataactatttcAACGCGAAtcgattacaaaaaaaaaatacatcgttCAATTTTTCAGCGTTGAATCCGCTGCAAGCTTCCAAAAAGAAATCCGCCAGAGGAGCCCAAGCCACGTCGCAGGGCCATCAAATAAAGATCCTAATGAAACGGGGCTGGATCAAAGTCAAACGAGACGCCGTAAGTTGATCATGCAGTCACACATTTTCCGTACTACATCCACTAGGTCATGGACCTCATTTGATAACGTTTCATTTCGTTCAACTACGCAGACACTGACGCATCTCCGGATAATGGTGAACATATGCACGGGACTGATGCTGGGCTCGCTGTTTATCGCCGCCGGAAACGACGCGGACCGAATCATCGAAAACTACAATCTCTTGTTTGCCTGTCTCATTCACCACATGATGACCACCATGATGTTGACCGTCTTGACGTGtgagtatatacatatacacaaaCTATGGCGATAAGTTCGCGATTGGGAGTAATTTACGATCGACTATAACGCTAAACGAACGAATTTCAGTCCCGGCAGAGATGAGCATCCTGCAGAAGGAGCACTTCAACAGGTGGTACAGCTTGAAGGCGTACTATACGTCGGTGACGCTGGTGGACATACCGGTGACGTTCCTCTGCTGTTTCCTCTTCACGGCGATAGTCTACTTCATGTCGGAGCAGCCCCTCGAGCTGGTTAGGTTCTCCATGTTCTTCAGCATCAGTCTCATGGTGGTCTTCGTCGCTCAGAGCTTCGGCTTCATGATCGGCGCCTGCTTCAACGTCGTGGTAAGGATGAAACGTCTCGATGTTATGTTGTTTCGCAATCGCGTTTATCAAGTTCAAGTATATGCCCGCAAGAGCTGTGAGCGATATACTTTAATGTTAACAAGCAATTATTTCCCGACGAGATACAGCGTAAAAATATGTGTGCATTATTGCGTGTCGATCGAGAGCTTTATTGTTATCTCAAGGTTGGACTATTGATCGAAAAGAATTATTGACGCTTATTCACAGCTGGTTATTTAAAGCTCGTTTTTTGCGCTTTTTCGAATTCCAGAATGGAACGTTCCTGGCGCCTACGCTCTCGGTGCCGATGATGATGTTCGCCGGTTTCGGAGTTTCCCTACGCGATCTTCCCGGCTACCTGCGATGGGGAACTTACATCAGTTACCTGAGATATGGCCTCGAAGGGTGAGTATTTTTGACCCTGTCAGCACATAAAGATATCGATCGATTtcccaaattaaaaaatcgaaatcaTCATTTCAGCTACGTGAACGCAATCTACGGACTAAACAGGCCTGTGCTCGAGTGCCACAACGACATGGATGATCCGCCCCTGGACTTCTGTTACTACAAAAACCCGAGCAAGTTCGTCAAGGAAGTGATCGCCATGGACGTTGATCGATTCTGGTGGGACTTGGGCTCGCTCATCTTCATCGTCTTCTTCATGAGGATCTTCGCCTACTTCCTACTTCGCTGGAGGCTCATGTCCTCGAGATAAACATAGgctgttttatttttggagAACGCGCGTTTCTTGACTTTTGATCCGAGTCTTCCGAAAAAGTCGCTACTCTGGAATTGCttgtaaaaaagaaacaagTAAAAGCAACCGTAGCGCGTCGAGGAGGGAGAGATTTTGTATGCTTGCAATTATAAAGATACGTATACTGAGAGAGAAATTTTGAATCGAGTGCCAGCATATGGAGTAATAGCTCGGAAAAGCCCGAGTGTCTTAGTTCCTATATGTGTAATACGTGAATGCCGAGTGAGAATTCACACAGAGCTTTCGTCCTATACACGAGTCTTTTTCGTTCTGAATTACAGTTGTCCTTTGCAAAAAACGTTATTGTACTTATACGGGGATTCGTCGAAACGATTCGTAAATTactggttttttttttcatctagAAAGTAGACTAGTCAGCAACCTTATTGATGTCGAAATAAGAATAATGtgctaaaaaaaagaacgatgttttaaataaaattactcaTTGGACTTCGTTCAGAATCTTCTGTCTCAGTGTAGCATTTTTACAATCTAGTGTAGCAATATAAGCATTGTTGTTGATTAGCGACAAACAAAATCCAATTAGTCCGTAAGCGATATGAGCTTCATATGAGCAATGCAAGGACATAAATTGCATGTAGTTTTACGACATTGTACAGAGAGATGATTGAGCGAATGATTTCACTCAAGATGATCACACGTCGAGCTTTTGAATGCAGaggtttatatatatatatatatatatatatatatatatatatatatattttttttataaatcatcGTAGTCTGTATGGACACAGTTGCGGTTGTTGTGTATAACGACCTCGAGTCTTTACCCATTTTcttattcattattattattattattattacttaaatGTATAACTTTCGTGAAGATGTCAATGACGCGGAGGGAGAGGAAAAAGTGACGGCGGGGCGATGTTGATGCAAGCGCGCGTcgctgtttttttcttctttttatcaTCAGGACTGATTGTAAATTTTCTTGTAAGCGCAATTAAGGCgatttattgttaatttttttttttttgttcttatttattatctaCGCGCGATGATGATATATAGGCTTTGTCTCGGCGACCAGTACCTTTTATAAATACAcgcgcaaacacacacacatgtatatgcatatacCCGAACAAAAAATTGTCTTGTCGAGATAAGAAAAAACATGTGAAAATATGCAATTATATATGTGCGATAGAGTATAAATACACTTGTGTTATTAGAAACAGTAGTTGCTTTATTTCTGTCAACCCTATACATGTGTACAAAACGTGTATAAatatagtataaaaatgtatgtttacAATGAAAACTTAACAATATCAGGCCCTCGCATATGATTTTGCATAATTATGCATCTTATTATTATGCAAATGTATGAAAATGCGTTAAATAACCCCTTTTCTTTGCAAGATAGAGCATATTAAAAGTAATAAGAGAGCACCCATATAACttgattttgattatatttcgcatttatattttttcaaagttcGCGTGGCATCGCGGTAAAGTAAAAGATCACATTTATCTGTATGGGCATATTATAATGCATAATTTATAATCGCATTGACTTTCAACAATTCTGCTATGATTTAATTTTCGCTAAAATAAAAgtatgattaaaaaataaatcattacgCTTTTCTTATCctaataaaatcaaatttttcgttataaaaatatacaatactTTCAATAATGTcccataaaaaatattgaaaaattattaattgccttttaatttgaaatactcGTAATTTGGTCTTTTTATGTATGCACACATACATAAAATCATCAACGGTGTACAAAAACTGGAATGCGCTAAAAAATCACATCGAATTCTCTTTATAAAATACTCGATTTTCAAATCGTTCAAACAAgtataaaaaatcgaaaagcccTTGTCGTCATCTCTGAGCAAAATAGAGCCTGCAGCGCAATACTATGTAGGTGAGCGTGTGAAGTCCGAGTATCCAGGCAAAAAGTGCAAAAGCCGTCGTGGAATAAGCCACAGAGGGCATACCAAGCTCGCCGAGGATCTGTTTGGACAGGCGCAAGTGGCAGTACTCTATTGGACAAAATTCGATCTTTGGACGGTTTAAGTAGACGGCTTGCATCATACCTTCGAATGCATAtctgaaatttttattgattgtaCTGATTgataaagatttaaaaattcttaaacATGCTTACCGAAAGTAACTGATTGTGCTGaagaaattcaaataaaatgGAATCTCGTTGAGTTTGAGGAAGAAACCGGCAAAGAGGAACATCGGTATGTTGAACGCCGGAACCAAGAACATACCGGcctaaaaattttaaaatatgaatCATCGATTCTCTTGGCGgttttacaatatattttataagatTATTACATGTGTGTCAAACGCTGCCCCGGTAACGATACCAAATGACTGCGCAAGCATCGTGAAAAGCGTGCAGATTAGCCAAGCCTGGAAAAACCTTGAAATCTCGAGAGGCTGGCCCGTTATGTAGTAACCTATCGCCAAGAAAACGGTTGGACAGATAATCtgaaatgattaaaagaattatcattataaatttctttttaaatcgcacgtaaaaaatcgaaactTTTCGAAATACCTGGAGCGGAAGGTCGGAAAGTACTTTCGTGATGTAGTAAGACTCCAGCGAATACCAGTTGTTCGTATTTTCCCTGAGAAAGACCGTTGCTTCCGTGGGAACTGTTGATAAGAGTAAAATTTTCATCAGTAACAAAGTTATTACATTATGAAACTATATaggtgaaaaaaaagtaattgagctatgtgaaaataaaataaaaaactgagCATTACACATTTGGACGGATGGCATGGAGTTAGCGAAAAAGAGAAATATCacaaagaagaagaggcaAGCGATGTTGCTTTGCACTCTACTCGCGTCTTGtccaaaattgtaaaaaactACTCCTAACAGTACGGCTACGATCACGTGCGCCAAAAGCCTTAAAGTGGTCAATGTCTACAAAACAAAATCGAGACAAAAATTAAGACTATAACAAGTATAGAAGTATAATTATTCTATATTATCCAACAAAGTAGTAGATTATATCTTATTTTAGTTGTATACATAAAGTAAGAAAAttataagtttttaaaatttcatttggTGAAAAGGGTCCATCCATATCGACGGTAAACATACGTTAtctcgtaatatgcagatgaAAGCCCGACGCAACAGGACTTTCATCTGCTCCCAGTACGAAACAGCGTATCGCCTGACGCTTGAATTCCACTGGCTGGGGGTGGAACACGTCGTGTACTTATTGGAGTCCACTTGACTCGTCTCGTCCATCGAGTCTTTGCTGCACATGCGCTCGTAGTTACCGCCACGTTGGCCGGTCACCACTTCGAGAACTGagaaaatttatcatttttttttctttttagatgAAAAACTCGCTATACGATATagtatacaatatatttaccGAATTCGGCGAGATTGTAAAACGGCGGACAAGCGTAGCCGGCGTCCTTGAAGTGCTCGAGGATGCGTTCACGTGATCCACAATAGCGACTTCGGCCCTGGCTCATTATCAGCAGGTCGTCGAAGCGGCAGGTGATCTGACTGCTTGGCTGGTGAACCGCGCACACGACTGTGCAACCGGTATGCGCCATCGAGCACAGTAGATTTATCACCTGCGAAGCGAATCATTGTAAGCTGGCTTTTCTTATTGTGGTGAAAAATAGTATCAAACGCGTCAAATTCGATCATTTTCAGCGATTACGTATTATTTTCaatgtaaataaatgatcTTCAAGGACAAAAGCACAAAGCTCGTAGTTGCTAATTTTCATCGTCTATAGCTAATCAAGGTGCAAACATTGAAAAGGCGTTTTTACTAATACGTGAAAGCTGTTTTTAGTACCTGATTGGATGAAGTGCTGTCGAGGCCACTAGTTGGCTCGTCGAGAAGCATCACAGACGGGCTTGTGATCATTTCTACTGCGATGGATAGACGTTTCTTTTCACCGCCGCTGAGTTTACTCGTCAACGTGTCCATGCAGTTCAATAAGCCTAGTCTGTCTGCTACATCCTGGATCTGTTAAAACAAAGGATTTAAACTTAATCagattgttattttttattttattttttgttgattgatattagtttattaattttaggCTAAACTTGACTAAATATCATATATTGTGCAGTTTATTGTTATAGAGAGTTGTATAGAAAACTAGCATACGGTGTTAAATAACAGTGCGAATCACAGGGAAAAAAGTTAATGGTTATTATTTGCATGGACTCTAAAATATTCACataatttgcataaatatGTCACAGACTTAATGGTACTGCCTATTCATCGATCATTATAATACTAAAGCCAAATAATAATGTCACGATTTCACGATCGATTCGTTTGCCTTGAGAAAAGTTGTGAAAAAAGAAGGTACGACAATGGTCCGTGttgaaaaatacgaaaaatgCAATCGCAATCCCTCAATGCCATTTGCAATTATAATGTAATACTTCGGATGATGAATATACAAAGTATCATTCGCAAACTCCAATTAGCcgctataaataataatttcataaagCTCACAACGTGATTCCTGGAATTTTCATCGTGTCCCTTGACCTTCAGCTTAAGTCTCGCAGCAATGTAGATGGTCTCCCTGCAGGTGAGCAGGGGCATGAGGGCGAACTCCTGGGGAATGTAGCAGACCTTGAGTTTACGAAAAAGCTCGGGATGCTCGCAACAGCTGACGCCGTTGATCGTCAAACTGCCACGGACAGCTCGACGTTGGGACCAATTCGAACCACGACTCGCCAGAAGGTTCAGCAGCGACGTCTTGCCGGCACCCGAGGGTCCGAGAATTGCCGTCAGACGACCGGCGCGAAATTCGCCGGTTACTCCGTGAAGGATTTTCTTCCATTTTTCTGtggattttatttattgattcaataaaaaaatcattcgttGATTCGAAACTGTAGAAACTTATATAATGactataataaatttttacatttttttgcaatttccATGCTCGCGACCTTGACTGCAGTCGGTCGATTTTATTGAATGAAAACTCGTTGGAATGTCGTTTATGGCCGCgatataaattttgttctcTTGATTGGAATTCGCGCGAAGCCTTCCCTCTATACCATTAATCCTCCTTAACATCGAATCGATATTGAACGATCGTACTATACCCTCGCGATCATTATACGCAGACAGCGTAAAAATAGCGAAATCAAATATGCGTGATAAAGTAAAGGCAAAATAGGACAAAAAATTTCCAACACTAAAATTAACATACCCGACTCGAGCGCCGCGCGGTTCACCAGTAACCAGACTATATATTCAAATCCCACCACATAAGTTCAACCGCCTTTCCGCAACATTCGCCGTGACGAAATCCACTTTATATAGCAAAAACACGCGCATGCAATTAAAATGCAGGCGACGCAACGTAACGCATATTTCTGGCCCCTGATGCAACGTTCCAAGTTCGTCGTACCCTGCACTGTCAACACACAGTCCAGACAATTTTCAAACACTCGCCTTTTCTGTGCGGCACCGAGTAATGAACGTCCGCGAACTGGACGTCGACCTGATGCGGCTGTTCCGTCGTGGCGACTGCGATGGCCATGACCTTATTACGTCCATTGGTACTCGGTTGCAGCGGCGCCGAGCAGTCCTCCATCTCCTTTTCGTCCATTTCACTGCGGAGGATGCGAGTTTATGCTTATCTGCACATGCGTCCAGCTGCCGAGACTAAGCCGATGCTATAATACTGAGGCTGAAAACGAAGATTGAAGAATAGATGCGACGAGTTATGAAAAAGATTCAGTTAATAGCGTCTGGGTTTTCTCGTGGATTGGTATGCGTTTGATATTATACGCTGCTGGAGattcatgaattttttgtaGACCAATTGATTGATTCTCAGTcgatttctttgtttatgcAGCGTCGAAGATGTTAAATGTTGGAAAAAAATAGCGGCGCGTGCGCATACATTATGCAAATATTGAGGAGAATGATAATACTACCGAACATCCAGAGGATAAAAATTATCGCGAACAAAGGGAAGTAGCCGCGTGCAGAtaaaacgtatatatataagagGCGGAAAGTGTCGCGCGCACGATGATTGACCATCACAGAATAATTGACGGTTTATGTTAATTAATTTAAGATCGACTATCTTCGTAACAGAATAATCAACGCAGTGCAGGTATTTATGCGTATCGAGAGCTATTCTTAGaaaattagaagaaaaaaaaatgctgtgAAACAAGCCCAAGGTAATGAACcaataaaaaagataataaGAATCGCTGAGAGGATCGCATTGAAGTGCGACGAGATGCGCCATAAAGATTATTATTCTCCGATATGCGACTGTCTACACGCGCGATACGCATAAGcgtatataaattattcatcCAACTTCGCAGATCCGCAAATTAAAATTACTTCAATTACTTTACGAGCCGCATTTTCACCAATCAAAGCCGCAACTATACTTATCGGAACTGCAATCAAACTGCCAGATCACGCTCCACGGTAGCTATATTATACGCGTCGCACAATATACACCAAGCGAAAACGCGCTAAGCAGACAAGTGACAAATCGCCGCGACTCCAAACATTAATCATATATAATACATACTCGCATATAATCGTCCGCGTCTCTCGATAGCCGATTCTATACGCATGCAACTTTTGCACTATAGTATGTCTATATTGATTAAGCACGAAAATGTCAATGCTACAGCGCGTATGGAAGGGGCCGTTGGTGCGATTTGAATATCATAAGTGCGCATAAACGTGCGCGCGtgtttattttaaatgccTGCACTCTCGTGCGCGaagttttttgtttctcttcaGACGACAACGAGCCGGTCGTTTGTTTATCTTCGCTGATAGCtgttttgtattattttgtgTTATTTTTCTGTGTTCGGAAGATTAAACTTTTGGGAAAATCTCTCGACACTTATCGCTGATGGTACCAACGTAACGCTGTCAAGtcgttatttatatagtatacaCATCGGGAAACCGCATGCGCGACACgtgatataatatttttactgaAAAGCGCAGCGACCGAGCAAAATCTCTAAGCGATGCACGCGCGTGACTCGAGATCGGGAATACTTCCAACGCCGATGGCAAGAAAATCGACTTTCACTCGTACACTTGTACGCTTACACAAGAGAACTTTTCCgatgcttaaaaaaaaattaaaataatgtcGTCGTATAATACACTTCAGCACAATGCGCCAGCGGTTGCAGAGAGCGCAATCACTCGctatctcctctctctctctctcgcctatACTTATCTATATCTCCGCACAATGACAGTCCGAAAAGTAAAAAACAGCAGCGACGCTTATCCAATAAAACGTTCAATTACCATACGAGCGTGAGAAGCTTGAGTGACACTTTCACTGATCTCGCGTCCCACAGCGAAAACTGACACACAATACAGCACTGCACGAAAATGCGGAGGAGTGTATAAAGTAGAGATGCACTCGACGTCTCGGTCTCGCGCGGACTGTGGCGCGCAAAGAAGGCCAGTTCGACCGgctctgtgtgtatacgcacTTGCTGCCGTACTTTCTAATCGAGGGAGAAGAGGGGAGAGGCTGTCGATGAGAGTCGCGAGAAGAGATGGGAAATTCGTAATAGGTGAAGGTGATGGAGGAATTTATAAGTTTGAAAAGCTTTGCT is from Nasonia vitripennis strain AsymCx chromosome 1, Nvit_psr_1.1, whole genome shotgun sequence and encodes:
- the LOC100118468 gene encoding ATP-binding cassette sub-family G member 4 isoform X1; protein product: MEVLMHEASSQSGTSVVVPVPKAQQQQPQQHLPTCCAPRPGVQLTTIGFEQQIVSEKNGASFTKSKNEETMDVSFENITYTVYLGMRKGTKEILHGLNGRLPAKQLVALMGPSGAGKSTLLDVLSGFRITGVQGNVYVNGRVRDLDSFRRSSAYITQDDRLQPLLTVMENMRVAADLKLGTETPRHQKETIIEEILSTLGLYEHMNTSAGRLSGGQKKRLSIALELVNHPTVLFLDEPTTGLDSSSCMQVCNLLKLLAHQGRTIICTIHQPSATIFQLFDQVYVLAKGECLYQGATRNLVPYLENVKLPCPMYHNPADYIIELACGEYGDDKIETLIQGSENGRSLKWFDLPSALLDGKSLRGTSSLPFSNKNNYFNANRLQKKNTSFNFSALNPLQASKKKSARGAQATSQGHQIKILMKRGWIKVKRDATLTHLRIMVNICTGLMLGSLFIAAGNDADRIIENYNLLFACLIHHMMTTMMLTVLTFPAEMSILQKEHFNRWYSLKAYYTSVTLVDIPVTFLCCFLFTAIVYFMSEQPLELVRFSMFFSISLMVVFVAQSFGFMIGACFNVVNGTFLAPTLSVPMMMFAGFGVSLRDLPGYLRWGTYISYLRYGLEGYVNAIYGLNRPVLECHNDMDDPPLDFCYYKNPSKFVKEVIAMDVDRFWWDLGSLIFIVFFMRIFAYFLLRWRLMSSR
- the LOC100118508 gene encoding ATP-binding cassette sub-family G member 1, translating into MDEKEMEDCSAPLQPSTNGRNKVMAIAVATTEQPHQVDVQFADVHYSVPHRKEKWKKILHGVTGEFRAGRLTAILGPSGAGKTSLLNLLASRGSNWSQRRAVRGSLTINGVSCCEHPELFRKLKVCYIPQEFALMPLLTCRETIYIAARLKLKVKGHDENSRNHVIQDVADRLGLLNCMDTLTSKLSGGEKKRLSIAVEMITSPSVMLLDEPTSGLDSTSSNQVINLLCSMAHTGCTVVCAVHQPSSQITCRFDDLLIMSQGRSRYCGSRERILEHFKDAGYACPPFYNLAEFVLEVVTGQRGGNYERMCSKDSMDETSQVDSNKYTTCSTPSQWNSSVRRYAVSYWEQMKVLLRRAFICILRDNTLTTLRLLAHVIVAVLLGVVFYNFGQDASRVQSNIACLFFFVIFLFFANSMPSVQMFPTEATVFLRENTNNWYSLESYYITKVLSDLPLQIICPTVFLAIGYYITGQPLEISRFFQAWLICTLFTMLAQSFGIVTGAAFDTHAGMFLVPAFNIPMFLFAGFFLKLNEIPFYLNFFSTISYFRYAFEGMMQAVYLNRPKIEFCPIEYCHLRLSKQILGELGMPSVAYSTTAFALFAWILGLHTLTYIVLRCRLYFAQR
- the LOC100118468 gene encoding ATP-binding cassette sub-family G member 4 isoform X2; protein product: MEVLMHEASSQSGTSVVVPVPKAQQQQPQQHLPTCCAPRPGVQLTTIGFEQQIVSEKNGASFTKSKNEETMDVSFENITYTVYLGMRKGTKEILHGLNGRLPAKQLVALMGPSGAGKSTLLDVLSGFRITGVQGNVYVNGRVRDLDSFRRSSAYITQDDRLQPLLTVMENMRVAADLKLGTETPRHQKETIIEEILSTLGLYEHMNTSAGRLSGGQKKRLSIALELVNHPTVLFLDEPTTGLDSSSCMQVCNLLKLLAHQGRTIICTIHQPSATIFQLFDQVYVLAKGECLYQGATRNLVPYLENVKLPCPMYHNPADYIIELACGEYGDDKIETLIQGSENGRSLKWFDLPSALLDGKSLRALNPLQASKKKSARGAQATSQGHQIKILMKRGWIKVKRDATLTHLRIMVNICTGLMLGSLFIAAGNDADRIIENYNLLFACLIHHMMTTMMLTVLTFPAEMSILQKEHFNRWYSLKAYYTSVTLVDIPVTFLCCFLFTAIVYFMSEQPLELVRFSMFFSISLMVVFVAQSFGFMIGACFNVVNGTFLAPTLSVPMMMFAGFGVSLRDLPGYLRWGTYISYLRYGLEGYVNAIYGLNRPVLECHNDMDDPPLDFCYYKNPSKFVKEVIAMDVDRFWWDLGSLIFIVFFMRIFAYFLLRWRLMSSR